The following coding sequences are from one Streptomyces sp. V3I7 window:
- a CDS encoding exodeoxyribonuclease VII small subunit, translated as MTGRTEEALSYEQARDELIEVVRRLETGGTSLEESLALWERGEELAKVCRRWLEGARARLDAALAEEETGSATTEEAGGSE; from the coding sequence ATGACCGGCAGGACGGAAGAGGCGCTCTCGTACGAGCAGGCGCGGGACGAACTGATCGAGGTCGTACGGCGGCTGGAGACCGGCGGTACGAGCCTGGAGGAGTCCCTCGCCCTGTGGGAGCGCGGCGAGGAGCTGGCCAAGGTGTGCCGGCGCTGGCTGGAGGGCGCGCGGGCCCGGCTGGACGCCGCGCTGGCCGAGGAGGAGACGGGGTCCGCGACCACCGAGGAGGCCGGGGGCTCCGAGTGA
- a CDS encoding DUF4245 domain-containing protein, translating into MAGSNGKQKTVRDMVLSLGLIGIAAGFIYLFIPHDDHPTQLKRVDYRVELLTARRAASYPVAAPEGLPRTWKATSVRYQGEKADRWHLGFQLPDGQYVQVEQSARKRAEFIDEASQGGKATKVTEKIGDRTWTRYTGGRYDALVLENTPGSTTVVAGTAPFTELAKMAGALKLA; encoded by the coding sequence GTGGCAGGTTCGAACGGAAAGCAGAAGACGGTCCGGGACATGGTTCTTTCCCTGGGCCTGATCGGGATAGCGGCGGGTTTCATCTACCTGTTCATCCCGCACGACGACCACCCCACGCAGCTCAAGCGGGTCGACTACCGCGTGGAGCTCCTCACCGCGCGCCGGGCCGCTTCCTACCCGGTGGCGGCGCCCGAGGGCCTGCCCCGCACCTGGAAGGCGACCTCGGTCCGCTACCAGGGGGAGAAGGCCGACCGCTGGCACCTGGGCTTCCAGCTCCCCGACGGCCAGTACGTCCAGGTCGAGCAGTCCGCCCGCAAGCGTGCGGAGTTCATCGACGAGGCCAGCCAGGGCGGCAAGGCCACCAAGGTCACCGAGAAGATCGGCGACCGCACGTGGACCCGCTACACCGGCGGCCGCTACGACGCCCTCGTCCTGGAGAACACCCCGGGCTCCACGACCGTGGTGGCGGGCACGGCGCCGTTCACCGAGCTGGCGAAGATGGCCGGCGCCCTGAAGCTGGCCTGA
- the glpX gene encoding class II fructose-bisphosphatase, whose translation MTENHQLPSELDVPAEAPDRNLALELVRVTEAAAMAAGRWVGRGDKNGADGAAVRAMRTLVSTVSMNGVVVIGEGEKDQAPMLFNGERVGDGSGPECDIAVDPIDGTTLTAKGMPNAIAVLAAAERGSMFDPSAVFYMDKLVTGPEAADFVDIDAPVSVNIRRVAKAKRCAPEDVTVVILDRPRHEGIIQEIRETGARIKLISDGDVAGSILALREGTGIDLLLGIGGTPEGIISACAVKCLGGTIQGKLWPKDDEERQRAIDAGHDLDRVLTTEDLVTGENVFFVATGITDGELLRGVRYGSETATTDSIVMRSRSGTVRRIDSEHRLSKLRAYSAVDFDRAK comes from the coding sequence ATGACCGAGAATCATCAATTGCCGTCCGAACTCGATGTTCCCGCCGAGGCTCCCGACCGGAACCTGGCGCTCGAACTCGTCCGGGTCACCGAAGCCGCGGCGATGGCCGCGGGCCGCTGGGTCGGCCGCGGCGACAAGAACGGCGCCGACGGTGCCGCGGTGCGCGCCATGCGCACCCTCGTCTCCACCGTCTCGATGAACGGCGTCGTCGTCATCGGGGAGGGCGAGAAGGACCAGGCCCCGATGCTCTTCAACGGGGAGCGCGTCGGCGACGGGAGCGGCCCCGAGTGCGACATCGCGGTCGACCCGATCGACGGCACCACGCTGACCGCGAAGGGCATGCCCAATGCGATCGCGGTACTGGCCGCCGCCGAGCGCGGGTCCATGTTCGACCCGTCCGCCGTCTTCTACATGGACAAGCTGGTCACCGGTCCCGAGGCCGCCGACTTCGTCGACATCGACGCGCCCGTGTCCGTGAACATCCGCCGGGTCGCCAAGGCCAAGCGCTGCGCGCCCGAGGACGTCACCGTGGTGATCCTGGACCGGCCGCGGCACGAGGGCATCATCCAGGAGATCCGGGAGACCGGCGCGCGCATCAAGCTGATCTCCGACGGTGACGTGGCCGGCTCGATCCTGGCGCTGCGCGAGGGCACCGGCATCGACCTGCTGCTCGGCATCGGCGGCACGCCCGAGGGCATCATCTCGGCCTGCGCCGTGAAGTGCCTGGGCGGCACCATCCAGGGCAAGCTGTGGCCCAAGGACGACGAGGAGCGGCAGCGGGCGATCGACGCCGGGCATGACCTCGACCGCGTCCTGACGACCGAGGACCTGGTCACCGGCGAGAACGTCTTCTTCGTCGCCACGGGCATCACCGACGGCGAGCTGCTGCGGGGCGTGCGCTACGGCTCCGAGACCGCCACGACCGACTCGATCGTCATGCGCTCGCGGTCCGGCACGGTACGGCGCATCGACTCCGAGCACCGGCTGAGCAAGCTACGGGCCTACAGCGCCGTGGACTTCGACCGGGCCAAGTGA
- a CDS encoding Txe/YoeB family addiction module toxin: MRLVFEDQGWEDYTSWLRNDRKMLARINKLIEDVKRDPFTGIGKPEPLKYHLPGAWSRRIDDEHRLVYLVTDKEIVILAARYRY; the protein is encoded by the coding sequence GTGAGGCTTGTCTTCGAGGATCAGGGCTGGGAGGACTACACGTCCTGGCTCAGGAACGACCGCAAGATGCTCGCTCGGATCAACAAGCTCATCGAGGACGTCAAGCGCGACCCTTTCACGGGGATCGGTAAGCCGGAGCCGCTGAAGTACCACTTGCCTGGGGCGTGGTCGAGGCGGATCGACGACGAGCACCGCCTCGTGTACTTGGTCACGGACAAGGAGATCGTGATCCTCGCGGCTCGCTATCGCTACTAG
- a CDS encoding type II toxin-antitoxin system Phd/YefM family antitoxin produces MSITASEARKALFPLIKKVNDDHEAIEIVSKHGNAVLVSAEDYAALREGACLLRSPANARRLLKAYENALENTNVSEHELIDPNAADPAAGAA; encoded by the coding sequence ATGTCGATAACCGCGAGCGAAGCCCGCAAGGCTCTCTTTCCGCTGATCAAGAAGGTCAACGACGATCACGAGGCCATCGAGATCGTCTCCAAGCACGGCAACGCCGTGCTCGTCTCAGCCGAGGACTACGCGGCTCTGCGCGAGGGTGCGTGCCTGCTGCGTTCGCCCGCGAACGCGCGGCGACTGCTCAAGGCGTACGAGAACGCCTTGGAGAACACCAACGTGTCGGAGCATGAGTTGATCGATCCGAACGCGGCGGACCCAGCTGCGGGTGCTGCGTGA
- a CDS encoding M14 family zinc carboxypeptidase has protein sequence MHRYPTVAEVTEAARRLVSGFPGAGRLRRIGTSRAGRPIEMLSVGHGPRHVLVVAGPHPDEPVGGATALALAERVARGDRLSAATDPGLVTWDIVLCLDPDGAALSEVGTGGAASAHTLRSYYRGAYRPIAAEQPEWAPIAGRQLPESQALFDVMEELKPFLQCSLHSTDVGGSWVQLTRDLPELAAPFGTSADELNIPLQYGTYDALYWENPAPAVYVLPPPDSTARLAAGSENIGLSTWCAPQRYGGVTAIVEVPMFATDLAEDLTPHPRAADALRDLAGLVLDGGRQVTAVLEKARGFLPPAKDDPFRRVVEWMADGLYDLVAASWEPLARQAATAAHDPAVPQLTTAQVAALDIVARRQPLRAAGLLLRLLETADAPSLHRELDDLFTTWCATFTEALQVRWVPIPHQIEHQTRTVVAAAESALKTLA, from the coding sequence GTGCACCGCTACCCCACGGTCGCGGAGGTCACCGAGGCGGCGCGTCGGCTGGTCTCCGGGTTCCCCGGGGCCGGCCGGCTGCGCCGGATCGGGACGTCCCGTGCGGGCCGGCCGATCGAGATGCTGTCCGTGGGACACGGGCCGCGCCACGTCCTGGTGGTGGCCGGACCGCACCCGGACGAGCCGGTCGGCGGCGCGACCGCGCTCGCGCTGGCGGAGCGGGTGGCCCGCGGCGACCGGCTGTCCGCGGCGACCGACCCCGGCCTCGTCACCTGGGACATCGTGCTGTGCCTGGACCCGGACGGCGCGGCACTGAGCGAGGTCGGAACCGGCGGGGCGGCGTCCGCGCACACCCTCCGGAGCTACTACCGCGGCGCCTACCGCCCGATCGCGGCGGAACAGCCGGAGTGGGCCCCGATCGCGGGACGTCAACTACCGGAGAGCCAGGCGCTGTTCGACGTGATGGAGGAACTGAAGCCCTTCCTCCAGTGCTCCCTGCACAGCACCGATGTGGGCGGCAGCTGGGTCCAGTTGACCCGCGATCTGCCCGAACTGGCCGCCCCTTTCGGGACGTCGGCCGACGAGCTCAACATCCCGCTCCAGTACGGCACCTACGACGCCCTGTACTGGGAGAACCCCGCTCCCGCGGTCTACGTCCTGCCGCCGCCGGACAGCACCGCCCGCCTGGCGGCCGGTTCGGAGAACATCGGCCTGTCCACCTGGTGCGCACCGCAGCGGTACGGCGGCGTCACGGCGATCGTCGAAGTCCCCATGTTCGCCACGGACCTGGCCGAGGACCTCACCCCGCATCCGAGGGCCGCCGACGCCCTGCGCGACCTGGCCGGCCTGGTGCTGGACGGCGGCCGCCAGGTCACCGCCGTCCTCGAAAAGGCGCGCGGATTCCTGCCCCCGGCGAAGGACGACCCGTTCCGGCGCGTGGTGGAGTGGATGGCCGACGGCCTCTACGACCTGGTAGCCGCCTCCTGGGAACCCCTCGCCCGCCAGGCGGCCACCGCCGCGCACGACCCCGCTGTCCCCCAGCTGACGACGGCCCAGGTCGCCGCCCTGGACATCGTCGCCCGCCGCCAGCCCCTCCGCGCGGCGGGCCTCCTCCTGCGCCTGCTGGAGACCGCTGACGCCCCATCCCTCCACCGCGAACTGGACGACCTCTTCACCACCTGGTGCGCAACCTTCACGGAAGCCCTCCAGGTCCGCTGGGTCCCGATCCCCCACCAGATCGAACACCAGACCCGCACGGTGGTGGCAGCAGCGGAGAGCGCGCTGAAGACGCTGGCGTAA
- the ychF gene encoding redox-regulated ATPase YchF, giving the protein MSLTIGIVGLPNVGKSTLFNALTKNDVLAANYPFATIEPNVGVVGVPDARLTELAGIFSSQRVLPATVDFVDIAGIVRGASEGEGLGNKFLANIRESDAICQVIRAFKDENVVHVDGKVSPKDDIETINTELILADLQTIEKVLPRLQKESRIKKDIAPKVKAVEEAKEILEKGDTLFSAGIVQGSGNEELLHDLHLLTTKPFLYVFNVDEDELTDEDFKNEQRALVAPAEAIFLNAKLEADLAELDEEDAMELLESVGAEEPGLATLARVGFDTLGLQTYLTAGPKEARAWTIKKGATAPEAAGVIHTDFQKGFIKAEVISFADLVETGSVAEARAKGKARMEGKEYVMQDGDVVEFRFNV; this is encoded by the coding sequence GTGTCGCTCACGATCGGAATCGTCGGTCTGCCGAATGTCGGCAAGTCGACCCTGTTCAACGCCCTGACCAAGAACGACGTGCTGGCGGCCAACTACCCGTTCGCCACGATCGAGCCGAACGTCGGCGTGGTCGGCGTCCCCGACGCCCGCCTGACCGAGCTGGCCGGGATCTTCTCCTCGCAGCGCGTCCTGCCGGCCACCGTGGACTTCGTCGACATCGCGGGCATCGTGCGCGGTGCGAGCGAGGGCGAGGGCCTGGGCAACAAGTTCCTCGCGAACATCCGCGAGTCCGACGCGATCTGCCAGGTCATCCGCGCCTTCAAGGACGAGAACGTCGTGCACGTCGACGGCAAGGTCTCGCCCAAGGACGACATCGAGACGATCAACACCGAGCTGATCCTCGCCGACCTCCAGACGATCGAGAAGGTCCTGCCGCGCCTCCAGAAGGAGTCGCGCATCAAGAAGGACATCGCCCCGAAGGTCAAGGCCGTCGAGGAGGCGAAGGAGATCCTGGAGAAGGGCGACACGCTGTTCTCCGCGGGCATCGTCCAGGGCTCCGGCAACGAGGAGCTCCTCCACGACCTGCACCTGCTCACCACCAAGCCGTTCCTCTACGTCTTCAACGTCGACGAGGACGAGCTGACGGACGAGGACTTCAAGAACGAGCAGCGCGCCCTGGTCGCCCCCGCCGAGGCGATCTTCCTCAACGCCAAGCTCGAGGCGGACCTCGCCGAGCTGGACGAGGAGGACGCCATGGAGCTCCTGGAGTCCGTCGGCGCCGAGGAGCCCGGCCTCGCCACCCTCGCCCGCGTCGGCTTCGACACCCTCGGCCTCCAGACCTACCTCACGGCCGGCCCCAAGGAAGCCCGCGCCTGGACCATCAAGAAGGGCGCCACCGCCCCCGAGGCCGCCGGTGTCATCCACACCGACTTCCAGAAGGGCTTCATCAAGGCCGAGGTCATCTCCTTCGCCGATCTCGTAGAAACGGGCTCGGTCGCCGAGGCCCGCGCCAAGGGCAAGGCGCGCATGGAGGGCAAGGAGTATGTGATGCAGGACGGGGATGTGGTGGAGTTCCGGTTCAACGTCTGA
- a CDS encoding DUF1707 domain-containing protein: protein MDLQKHAQKPDTARPAVELRASDADRDRVADLLRDALAEGRLTAVEHAERVEGVLSAKTVRELEVFIEDLPAAHQRRATPAYAPVPPRPMAGAIPAEADASVVAVFSSAMRRGRWRAGRRLHAYAVFGSVEIDLSEAIFEYQQVVIKAVSVFGNVEIRVPENVSLRGTGGGVLGNFEVDTLDSAESDAPVVYVDGWAVLGNVEARPKRGKRVADILDRVQDKVDQALRKHLDR, encoded by the coding sequence GTGGACCTTCAGAAGCACGCCCAGAAGCCGGACACGGCACGGCCCGCCGTCGAGCTGCGCGCCTCGGACGCCGACCGCGACCGCGTCGCCGACCTCCTGCGCGACGCCCTCGCCGAGGGGCGTCTGACCGCCGTCGAGCACGCCGAGCGCGTGGAGGGGGTGCTGAGCGCCAAGACGGTCCGTGAGCTGGAGGTCTTCATCGAGGACCTGCCCGCCGCCCACCAGCGCCGCGCGACCCCCGCCTACGCGCCGGTGCCGCCGCGGCCCATGGCCGGCGCGATACCGGCCGAGGCCGACGCCAGCGTGGTCGCGGTGTTCAGCAGCGCCATGCGCAGGGGCCGTTGGCGCGCCGGGCGCCGGCTGCACGCGTACGCCGTCTTCGGCAGCGTCGAGATCGACCTCAGCGAGGCGATCTTCGAGTACCAGCAGGTGGTCATCAAGGCCGTCTCGGTCTTCGGCAACGTCGAGATCCGCGTTCCGGAGAACGTGTCGCTGCGCGGCACCGGCGGCGGCGTGCTGGGCAACTTCGAGGTGGACACGCTGGATTCGGCCGAGTCCGACGCGCCCGTCGTCTACGTCGACGGCTGGGCCGTGCTCGGCAACGTCGAGGCGCGGCCGAAGCGCGGCAAGCGGGTCGCGGACATCCTCGACCGCGTCCAGGACAAGGTCGACCAGGCTTTGCGCAAACACCTGGACCGTTGA
- a CDS encoding WhiB family transcriptional regulator, producing MLQPPRSSLQVAVVPAQRTARDRDQDAPWHTEAVCRRDEAGLFFAPSKEPTAARLSREEAAKRVCARCPVMVECREHALLQPEPYGVWGGLTAAERRVVLARRRRRDMELKKAPRTTVSPIAAAG from the coding sequence GTGCTGCAACCGCCGCGTTCGTCCCTGCAGGTCGCTGTCGTTCCGGCGCAGCGGACAGCGCGAGACAGGGACCAAGACGCCCCCTGGCACACCGAGGCGGTGTGCCGGCGTGACGAGGCTGGCCTGTTCTTCGCCCCGTCCAAGGAACCCACCGCCGCCCGGCTGTCGCGCGAGGAGGCCGCCAAGCGCGTGTGCGCACGCTGCCCGGTGATGGTCGAGTGCCGCGAGCACGCCCTGCTCCAGCCCGAGCCCTACGGCGTCTGGGGCGGCCTCACCGCCGCCGAACGCCGCGTGGTCCTGGCCCGGCGCCGGCGCCGCGACATGGAGCTGAAAAAGGCGCCCCGCACCACGGTCAGCCCCATAGCGGCGGCGGGCTAG
- the ppgK gene encoding polyphosphate--glucose phosphotransferase: protein MQIFGVDIGGSGIKGAPVDLDRGELAQERCKVLTPHPATPDGVAEGVRQVVQHFGWTGPVGLTFPGVVTDGSTIRTAANVDKSWIDTDARALFSERLDGLPVTVTNDADAAGVAEMRYGAGRGHRGTVIVLTLGTGIGSAVFVDGALVPNTELGHLELHGHDAEKKASSKAKEDEDLSWEHWAKRLQKYLAHLEMLFSPELFILGGGVSRKADKFLHLIHGIRAEIVPAQLQNNAGIVGAAMLAARDEQAA from the coding sequence ATGCAGATCTTCGGCGTGGACATCGGCGGATCCGGGATCAAGGGTGCCCCTGTGGACCTGGACCGCGGGGAACTGGCCCAGGAGCGCTGCAAGGTGCTCACTCCGCACCCGGCGACGCCCGACGGCGTCGCCGAGGGCGTGCGTCAGGTCGTCCAGCACTTCGGCTGGACGGGCCCGGTCGGCCTGACCTTCCCGGGCGTGGTCACCGACGGATCCACCATCCGCACCGCGGCCAACGTCGACAAGAGCTGGATCGACACGGACGCGCGGGCGCTGTTCAGCGAGCGGCTGGACGGGCTGCCGGTGACCGTGACCAACGACGCGGACGCGGCGGGCGTGGCCGAGATGCGGTACGGCGCGGGCCGCGGCCACCGGGGCACGGTCATCGTGCTCACCCTCGGTACGGGCATCGGCAGCGCCGTCTTCGTCGACGGCGCCCTCGTCCCCAACACCGAGCTGGGCCACCTGGAGCTGCACGGCCACGACGCCGAGAAGAAGGCCTCCAGCAAGGCCAAGGAGGACGAGGACCTGTCGTGGGAGCACTGGGCCAAGCGCCTCCAGAAGTACCTCGCCCACCTGGAGATGCTGTTCTCCCCCGAGCTGTTCATCCTCGGCGGCGGGGTCAGCCGTAAGGCCGACAAGTTCCTGCACCTGATCCACGGCATCCGGGCCGAGATCGTCCCCGCGCAGCTCCAGAACAACGCGGGGATCGTGGGCGCGGCGATGCTGGCGGCGCGGGACGAGCAGGCGGCGTAG
- the xseA gene encoding exodeoxyribonuclease VII large subunit: MAVNTSADTPLPVGEVSRLIGGWIDRLGAIWVEGQITQLSRRPGAGVVFLTLRDPSHDISVSVTCYRQVFDAVADVVGEGARVVVHAKPEWYAPRGQLSLRAAEIRPVGVGELLARLERLKKTLAAEGLFAPERKKPLPFLPQLIGLVCGRASAAERDVLENARHRWPAVRFEVRNVPVQGVHAVPQVVQAVKELDATEDVDVIVVARGGGSVEDLLPFSDEQLIRAVAACRTPVVSAIGHEPDTPLLDYVADLRASTPTDAAKKVVPDVSEELERMRMLRDRSRRCVRALLDREERGLAHALARPSIEDPHRMIDVRAEDVASVLDRGRRTLGHLLDRADSELGHTHARVVALSPAATLKRGYAVLQRGDGHVVRGPHEVAEAEALRARVAEGEFTVRVEG; this comes from the coding sequence ATGGCTGTGAACACGTCCGCGGACACCCCCTTGCCCGTCGGGGAGGTGTCGCGGCTCATCGGGGGCTGGATCGACCGGCTCGGCGCGATCTGGGTCGAGGGGCAGATCACCCAGTTGTCGCGCCGGCCCGGCGCGGGCGTGGTGTTCCTGACCCTGCGCGATCCGTCGCACGACATCTCGGTGAGCGTGACCTGCTACCGGCAGGTGTTCGACGCGGTCGCCGACGTCGTCGGCGAGGGCGCGCGCGTGGTGGTGCACGCCAAGCCCGAGTGGTACGCCCCGCGCGGGCAGCTGTCGCTGCGCGCCGCCGAGATCAGGCCGGTCGGTGTCGGCGAGCTGCTGGCCCGGCTGGAGCGGCTGAAGAAGACGCTGGCGGCGGAGGGCCTCTTCGCACCCGAGCGGAAGAAGCCGCTCCCCTTCCTTCCCCAGCTCATCGGCCTGGTCTGCGGACGCGCCTCGGCCGCGGAGCGCGACGTGCTGGAGAACGCCCGCCACCGCTGGCCCGCCGTGCGCTTCGAGGTGCGCAACGTGCCGGTGCAGGGCGTGCACGCGGTGCCGCAGGTGGTGCAGGCGGTCAAGGAGCTCGACGCGACCGAGGACGTCGACGTGATCGTCGTCGCGCGCGGCGGCGGCAGCGTGGAGGACCTGCTGCCGTTCTCCGACGAGCAGCTGATCCGCGCCGTCGCCGCGTGCCGTACGCCCGTCGTCTCCGCCATCGGGCACGAGCCCGACACCCCGCTCCTCGACTACGTCGCCGACCTGCGCGCCTCCACACCGACCGACGCCGCGAAGAAGGTCGTACCGGACGTGAGCGAGGAGCTGGAGCGGATGCGGATGCTGCGGGACCGCTCGCGGCGCTGCGTACGGGCACTGCTCGACCGGGAGGAGCGAGGGCTCGCCCATGCCCTCGCGCGGCCCTCGATCGAGGACCCGCACCGGATGATCGACGTACGGGCCGAGGATGTCGCCTCCGTGCTCGACCGCGGGCGGCGCACGCTCGGGCATCTGCTCGACCGCGCCGACTCCGAGCTGGGCCACACCCACGCGCGCGTGGTGGCGCTCTCGCCCGCGGCGACGCTGAAGCGCGGCTACGCGGTGCTCCAGCGCGGCGACGGGCACGTGGTGCGCGGTCCGCACGAGGTGGCGGAGGCCGAGGCGCTCCGCGCGCGGGTGGCCGAGGGCGAGTTCACGGTACGGGTCGAGGGTTGA
- a CDS encoding DinB family protein, with product MSAIERPMPPLNADERITLESWLDFHRTTLAMKCEGLDDEQAAVASVPPSGFTLTGLVQHMAEVERNWFRRVFAGEQAPPIYDPQADPDAPDGGFELATGATLRDALATWHAEIASAREHCADRALADTGRFMEQDVSLRWIYVHMIEEYARHNGHADLLRERIDGITGV from the coding sequence ATGAGCGCCATCGAACGCCCCATGCCGCCGCTGAATGCCGACGAGCGCATCACGCTCGAAAGCTGGCTCGACTTCCACCGGACCACCCTCGCCATGAAGTGCGAGGGCCTGGACGACGAGCAGGCCGCTGTCGCGTCCGTGCCACCATCCGGCTTCACATTGACCGGCCTCGTTCAGCACATGGCGGAGGTGGAACGGAACTGGTTCCGTCGCGTGTTCGCCGGAGAGCAGGCCCCGCCGATCTACGACCCGCAGGCCGACCCGGATGCCCCCGACGGCGGCTTCGAACTCGCCACGGGCGCCACCCTGCGCGACGCCCTCGCCACTTGGCACGCGGAGATCGCCAGCGCCCGGGAGCACTGCGCCGACCGTGCGCTGGCCGACACCGGTCGCTTCATGGAGCAGGACGTGAGTCTCCGCTGGATCTACGTCCACATGATCGAGGAGTACGCCCGCCATAACGGCCACGCGGATCTGCTCCGGGAACGCATCGACGGGATCACTGGCGTATAG
- a CDS encoding DUF6542 domain-containing protein, translating to MEQHRTRPPQSGPRRDRPPASLPSQARRRPAGVRPSAAGPVRVARPPARRLPNPRLTALGGGLFGIVLMLLLGCLDALLFGASLTAYDVLFLPVCVLTALWLRGSDLMTAPIVAPIAFAVGLVPVADGGGGFAGRLMGLATALATQALWLYAGTLTAGTIALVRRIRLVRRRRRLRNAAG from the coding sequence ATGGAGCAGCACAGGACCCGACCTCCGCAGTCCGGACCGCGACGCGACAGGCCGCCGGCGTCCCTGCCGTCGCAGGCCAGACGCCGTCCGGCGGGCGTGCGGCCGTCCGCCGCGGGTCCGGTGCGCGTGGCGCGGCCGCCCGCCCGGCGGCTCCCGAACCCCCGGCTCACCGCACTCGGCGGAGGCCTGTTCGGCATCGTGCTGATGCTGCTGCTCGGCTGCCTGGACGCGCTGCTGTTCGGAGCATCCCTGACCGCGTACGACGTGCTGTTCCTGCCGGTGTGCGTGCTGACCGCGCTGTGGCTGCGCGGCAGCGACCTGATGACCGCGCCCATCGTGGCGCCGATCGCCTTCGCGGTGGGCCTCGTCCCCGTCGCGGACGGCGGCGGGGGCTTCGCGGGCCGTCTGATGGGCCTGGCGACCGCCCTGGCCACCCAGGCCCTGTGGCTGTACGCCGGGACGCTCACCGCCGGCACGATCGCGCTCGTGCGCCGGATCCGGCTGGTGCGGCGCAGGCGGCGGCTGCGGAACGCGGCCGGCTGA
- a CDS encoding 4-hydroxy-3-methylbut-2-enyl diphosphate reductase, which yields MGAMTASPGRRVLLAAPRGYCAGVDRAVIAVEKALEQYGAPIYVRHEIVHNKYVVQTLEKKGAIFVEQTEEVPPGNIVMFSAHGVAPVVHEEAEKGRLATIDATCPLVTKVHKEAVRYAGDDYDILLIGHEGHEEVIGTSGEAPDHIQLVDGPEDVAKVEVRDPSKVVWLSQTTLSVDETMETVDALKTKFPGLVSPPSDDICYATQNRQLAVKQMGAEADLVIVVGSRNSSNSKRLVEVAKLAGARDAHLVDFASEIDAAWLEGVTTVGVTSGASVPEVLVEEVLQWLAERGYEDVEIVKAAEESITFSLPKELRRDLRDEAAALVAERGGSGAGASGASGE from the coding sequence ATGGGTGCCATGACTGCTTCGCCTGGCCGCCGTGTCCTGCTTGCCGCCCCCCGAGGCTACTGCGCGGGTGTGGACCGCGCCGTGATCGCCGTCGAGAAGGCCCTGGAGCAGTACGGGGCCCCGATCTACGTCCGCCACGAGATCGTCCACAACAAGTACGTCGTGCAGACCCTGGAGAAGAAGGGCGCCATCTTCGTCGAGCAGACGGAGGAGGTGCCACCGGGCAACATCGTGATGTTCTCGGCGCACGGCGTGGCCCCCGTCGTCCACGAGGAGGCCGAGAAGGGCCGCCTCGCCACCATCGACGCGACCTGCCCCCTGGTGACCAAGGTCCACAAGGAGGCCGTCCGCTACGCCGGCGACGACTACGACATCCTGCTGATCGGCCACGAGGGCCACGAGGAGGTCATCGGCACCTCCGGCGAGGCCCCCGACCACATCCAGCTCGTCGACGGCCCCGAGGACGTCGCCAAGGTCGAGGTCCGCGACCCGTCCAAGGTCGTCTGGCTCTCCCAGACCACCCTCTCCGTGGACGAGACCATGGAGACCGTCGACGCCCTGAAGACGAAGTTCCCCGGACTCGTCTCCCCGCCCAGCGACGACATCTGCTACGCCACGCAGAACCGCCAGCTCGCCGTGAAGCAGATGGGCGCCGAGGCCGACCTGGTCATCGTCGTCGGCTCCCGCAACTCCTCCAACTCCAAGCGGCTCGTCGAGGTCGCCAAGCTCGCCGGTGCCCGCGACGCCCACCTCGTGGACTTCGCGAGCGAGATCGACGCGGCCTGGCTGGAGGGCGTCACCACCGTCGGTGTCACCTCCGGCGCCTCCGTCCCGGAGGTCCTGGTCGAGGAGGTCCTCCAGTGGCTCGCCGAGCGCGGCTACGAGGACGTCGAGATCGTCAAGGCCGCCGAGGAGTCCATCACCTTCTCGCTGCCCAAGGAGCTGCGCCGCGACCTGCGCGACGAGGCGGCCGCCCTGGTCGCGGAGCGGGGCGGATCCGGGGCCGGGGCTTCCGGCGCATCCGGGGAGTGA